One Lepus europaeus isolate LE1 chromosome 4, mLepTim1.pri, whole genome shotgun sequence genomic window, GTGTTATCCATGGTGAGATCATCACCAGCGTCAAGCTAATGCCAGTGCAATGCCCTTGAACaaggagctaaataaacctcttttttattttattttattatttattttacttgaaagtcacagttacacacacagagagagagaaggagaggcagagagagagagagaggagagggagagagagagagatgtcttctgtccactggttcactccccagatggctgtaacggctggagctgtgctgatcaggagccaggagcttcctccgggtctcccacatgggtgcagaggcccaaggccttgggccatcttctattgcattcccaggcccagcagagagctgggtcggaaagggagcagctgggttttgaaccagtgcccatatgggatgccgacactgcaggggcagctttacccactatgccacagcatggtcCCTAAACCTCTTTGTGAGTTTTTAAGGTGCAGGCATTTTGTTACAATAATGGAAAATGGGCTAGTACATTATGTacacaattttcaaaaatatggAAGAAGTAGAAATtaaccacccctcccccaccacatacacagaaaaagaaaggattagaGCAGGTCTCTAGGCTCCTTCATATCTAGAAGTTAAGGGTCAGGAAATCATTAATATGTTAGAATGCAGGTCTCAGCAGCAATTCCAGAGATGCACAGACAAGAGAGTCATAAAACCAAAACAAGCACAGAAACTGAGGACTGATGCTTTCAAGACCGCTGCCCAAGGTCATGCAGCTTGTAAATGTCAACCCAACCCCTGTTTAATCCACACTACCTCATACTTCAATATGAGCATTTGATGGTTGTTCTTAGTTATGTGAGCAGACAAATTGAGGACAAAATTAAGTTTTGCAACAGTTTATAGTCAGAAAAATTTGGAGCTTGGGGACTTGCAttctataaaatgaggaaattaaCTATGACCTCTTGAatacctgccattctatgatacTATAAAAGTATGCACTTGGAGCAAGTTCCATATTTATAGTAAATGCATTTAATAGCATAAAGGTGACTGACAAGGTAACTCAGGAAACCCAGACATTGAGAAAGGCCACAGGATTTTcagaagccactgtctgtgaACTCACTTCCTTTTTGTCAAGAAGCTTTGGCTCTTAAGATATCCAGATAAAAGTCACCCTCCTTGAGTTTGAAATTTTACCTCAGTATAATGGATACCATGGCTGGAAATCAGCGTTTTCTGAATTTCATACCTGAAACCTTccaggagggggaaaaaagggCTGCCTGTGTGCATAAGAGGAAGATGGACATTGAGGTCCCCCCAGTTGCATCCAGGGCAGAGGGAAAGAAGCAGTGCAGAAGGAATACATCTTTCTTTAGATGGAAAGTTTGAGGGTATAAATGTTAAAGTCAAAAAACGAGAGCTGAGAGGTGTCCGTCTTCACCTAACACCATATCCCCATATTATACATGTTATAAATGAGGAACACAGATCTTGCAAGGTTATAGAACACAACCTTACCTGTGTTATCAGGCTCATGACTGGGTGTAAATGGTCAATAAATATGGGGATGAGGTGCATAGCGGTCATTACTGCACTCTCGGGCTCCTGGTCCAGGGTCCGGCAGCAAGCAGGTGCTTCCTAGACATTAGCCACAGTCTGCCTGGTGGACTGGCTTGACTGGATCGATGCATGAATGATACAGTCATACTCTGTGTTACCCGTTAGCTGGGTGGGCTGATCCATTTCAGGTGTATTTCATCTGAGGTTTTAGAAGGCTCTTTTTATTTGCCCTCACTAATACATTGCTTCCCCTCTAGAACTGCTTCCTCTTTGAAGACATCTGAGGCTAAATATCAGAATGCATACAGGATGTGTGTGGTGTGGCATGACAGAAAACTGGGGCTTCCTTTTTTTGTGACAATAGACGTGGTAGCATCAGTACAGGAATCATTGGTGTGCTTGTGATCCTCAAGGGTGACTACTGCTCATATGATTGTGGAgtggagacacaggcagagaaagCACTCAGTTCAAACAGTGCCTAACCAGAGCCATCCTTTGGTGTTTCTTCTGCAGAACCCATGTTTTCACATCTTTGCTTTGACTGTgtcttgctgctgctgttgttgcTACATACAAGTAAGTATGGGTGTGCGCATTTACAACGGGAGAATGGTGTTGTATGGAGTGCACAAGAGAGGGATATAAGCATGGCCATAGAAACATTGTTTGTGATAACAAAAGTATTGAAGCAGCATAAATATCTGTAAGTGGAGAGTGAGGAAATACATGTGATATATGTATGATGGGGCAATGAAGTTGACAAAACTTAATGGTATAGAATGCCTCCAAGTCATATTGTTACTGAAAGAAGCATAGGACAGACTGATGTTTGTTTtaggtttctgtgtgtgtgtgtgtgtgtgtattcacattGCAGGGGAGCAGGACATAGTAGGACATTTCCTAATGTGTAGGCTccaggaagagcagctgggaaataggagagatgggagagggaatcaCCGTTTTTATGCTACTTGAATGGTTTACTGCGTATAGATGTATACATGttatacttttaaagaaaatgattttaaaactcCAGGCAACCTGTGTGTGGTTTCAAATGTATAAGCTTCTTATTTGGACAAATGTTTTTAcctaacattaaagaaaaaagtaagagaGAGGGGCGGCGGTTGAgggatagtgggttaagccgttgcttgggattcccacatcctgtattagagtgccagttggagtcctggatactctgctttcaaatccagctccttgctcatgtacctgggaggcagtaatgatggcccaagaacttggacctccaccactcatgtaggagacctggatggagttcctggcagcttcagcctgggctggcctggctattggagccatgtgggaagtgaaccagtgtatggaagatctctctctccccacccatcacacacactctctctgtctctctttctctctctctctcacttattctgcctttcaagtaagtaagtaaataaacaggtttttaaaataagagagcAATTTATGTTAGTGAAAACACCATTGGTTGATGAACAGACAAGCCTTGTCCTCTCATGTTCACAGAGCTCCTAGGACACAGTTCTCTCCTAGGACAATGGTTCTGAAAATGATATTTCATGACCAGCAACACCTGGGAGCTGTAAGAAACGCAAGTTCTCAGGCTCCACCCTAGACCAACTGAGTAGTTGAGGAATCTGCATCTTAACAAGGCTTCCCAGTGCTTCTGATGTCTTGCAGATCATTGCCACAATTAGTCATCCTCCAGACTTAACAGTGGCAGTGGTTTCATCTTCATTCTGTAAAGCATTACCTTCCATTTTCCTGAGATGCGCCCACTTCACACGTTGCAAGGGACttaatttctttccctctctcttcaggGTCTTTGGAGTCGACAAACATATTCAAGGTGGGTCAGAATGCCCTTCTGCCCTGCAGATACACTCCAGCCTCCTCAGGGAATCTTGTGCctgtgtgctggggcaggggggTCTGCCCTGTGTTTCAATGCCACGATACGGTGCTCAGCACTGGTGAAAGGAGTGTGATCTATCGGAAGTCCAGCCGATATCACCTAAAGGGAGATTTCCACAAAGGAGACGTGTCCCTGCTCATAGAGAACGTGACTCCAGCAGACAGCGGAACCTACTGCTGCCGAATACAGTACCCAGGCCCAATGAATGATGGCAAATTAACCCTGGAGTTGGTCATCATACCAGGTGAGTGGGACTTTGCAGCCTTTTTATGTGTAAGATTTACCTATGGGTCCTATATTAAATATACTGATATTTTCACCTCTGGCCTCTTTTATTATGGCCCTGGGGGTGGGCTTTCAAGACCGAATATTTGACAGGGCCTACCAGGGATGCCCAGTGATGTTTCATACCTTCCATCTGTTTTGCTGCTTACAGCCAGGATCTATGGAGGAAAGGCCTATACCTATGGTTCAAGATCCCAATTCTTCTTTGGAATCAcgtgtagagttttttttttttttttttttttttaacaactgcaGATGCCCAGGCCCCACCCTCAGTCTAGAGAAATCAGCATCTCTGCAGGCTGAGTCTGAGAATTCGTGTTGTACAGAGTCTGTGCCAGACGCAACCTGGATTGTGAACCACTGGATtgtgcgtggggggggggggggggagtgcatGGGATTGTATGTTTCAAGATTTACAGAGTACCTATTTTGTGCCCAGTAAGGCAAAATTCAAATTCCAGTGTACCTCTTCCAAGCCATGTAATCTTGGGCAAGTATTTAAACTCTGTTCTCCTCCTTGTAAAATATAGCAATAATATTTACCATTGAGGTCACCAGAAAGATTTTGAGATAATTTGTATTCAGATGTTTTAGCGTAGCCAGGTGTGTGGTTGTCAGTTCTGTTATTAACAAGGAAGCTGTAATAGTGAGGACTGCATCTCACCTCTGCCAAACAGTGGAAGTGAGTGACACCCGCTAGATGCAGGTGTCTGGGTAGGTTTGGGAGCTGAGGATATGTTTCTCTTTATTTGTTGTCTTTCCTGGTTTTCCTGCCTCTCCTTTAATTCCCTGAAACAAGCTCTCTGCTCTCAGAGAAGCCTCACCTTTATGTCGGTTTCTGTCATTAGCCAAGGTCATCCCTGCTCCGACTGCACAGACGGACCGGACTACAGCCTTTCCGAGGACTCTCACCACCAAGGAACAAGGCTCAGGTAATTACGCACGGGACATGGACAGAAGCCTTCAGCTGGTTTCTCAGTTCAGAGGGTTCTAAACATGGGAAAGGTTGGGAAAACAGTCTAGGAGTCCAAATGTGAATGTTCTCTGTACCTGAGGTATGGCATAGTGTTTGAGGGGAGGGAGATGGTGGAGACACACTTGTGTTGGGGAAAAGGCTCCGTGGGTTAGCAATCAGAATTAGCCAGCCATGTGACCTGGGCCAAGGTCTTTCACTTCTCTGGAATATAGCTTCCTCTTCTGTCTAAGGAGTGGGTTCAGAGAGTTTTAAATTTCATGGCCCAGGAAAATTCCCCACTTCCCAAGAAAAAGTTTTGGTAATCTACATGTTTTGCCAAATAAGGGAAAAACAAGTCTTCTATTCATGAAGCCATCCTTGTGCTAAAAAGGACACTCTTTTAGTCATTATTTATGTTTTCActtaaaactaaattaaaaagctggcgccacggctcactggcacccggcaccctgggttctagtcccggttgggggcgccggattctgtctcgatcgctcctcttccagtccagctctcttctgtgccccaggaaagcagtggaggatggcccaggtccttgggccctgcacctgcatgggagaccaggaggaggcacctggctcctggctttggcggtagcggccacttggggggtgaaccaacggaaggaagacctttctctctgtttctctctctcactgtctaactctgcctgtcaaaaaacaaacaaacaaaaaaaaaaacaaaaacaaacaaacaaaaaaaaaaacaactaaactaaattaaaaaacaagtatttttcttaaatattaagtACATTTGATTTAGTGAAAAAACTGCTAACATTGCCCTTATCAATGTCTTATTTACTCCTGGATTGGTGCTGTTTTATCATGGATTGGCCCTAGGCTGTGTCTGGAGACTAATATGagagtatttctttctttattttctttccccccaaagatttattttaattatttgaatggcagagttacagagagagggacacacacacacacacacattcagagggagagacagagagagacagagagatcttccatttgctggtttactccccaaatggtcataacagccagggtagggtcagaccaaagccagaagtcagcggcttcttccgggtctctaggatgcaggggaccaagcacttgggttgtctttggctggtttcccaggcaccttagcggggagcaggatcagaaatggagcagccattgCTCAAACCATTGCGCATATGGGTgctagcatctcaggcagtggctttaaccattatgccacaatgctgtctccAAAATGACAGTATTTTAAGAAGTTcctggaaagtagaattaaaagatatgtttattttggtgcaaaaaattttgaaatccacacatggaTTTCtcacaatacatattttcatgagcttttgatTCTCACTTCTTCTAACTGGGATAAAGCTCATCAGCTTCTTTGCATTCCCGCCTTAGAAGGAGCAGCTGAGTGCTTCAGGTAATTCTTCAAGAACATTCCCAGGCAAGAAAAGGGAGAGCAGAAAGGGCAGACCTCAGACTCACTGACCCAGGAGGTTAATCTTGAGTTATTTCCGGTCAGAGCCCTGGTCTCTCTGACTCTttggagctctttttttttttcccctacaaaATGAGATGATAATTGGTGAGTCTATTAAAACCAATCTCATACGATAAGATTTAAATGCAAAGTTGAAAGTCAAAATTGCTTAGCTCAGGGTGTGAGTACAGTGTATACTCAATAGCTATCGTCATTAGTGCCATCAGTAAGATGATGAGGCAGAATGAAATTGTGGTTAAGTACTTCTGTAATAAGTGAGCAGGTTCTCAGTTCAGCTCTTCTCATGAGATCTGTGAACTTAGTAAGGTTTTTTTAAACACTCTGACTTCAGTTCCTTTATCTCTACCTTAAAGGGTTTTCCATCCATACTTCCTAAGGTGCTGTAAAAGTTCAGCATGAGAATGGAGGTGAAGTGCTCAGCAGAGTACCTTGCCCATAGGAAGCACTCAACTATTAGTTATTGTTATAATAATaacaatttacttttaatttatttttaagaaagatttatttatttggaaagcagagttacagagaaggggagaggcagagagagagagagagagagagagaattttccatctgatggtatactccccagatggctgtaatagccagggctgggccaggtggaaactaggagccaggagcttcttcccggtctgccgcatgggtgcagggacccactgcttttccaggcacattagcagggagctggattggaagtagagcagctggggctcaaaccggcacccatatggaatgcaggtgctgcaggtgatggattaacctactgtgaaacagtgctggccccttaatttttaatttacaaggGTTCTGAACTATATCCTCCcaaccccccagccccaccccagtgaTTGGGAGCCAGTACATCTTACACAGTTGATGAAGTTAATTATGGTGGGAACAGATGATCACTCAGGTTTTGGGCTAATCAAGTCATATCAGATATTTATGGTATGTCattgttatattttaaagaacttaAATTCACAGGCATGGGAAGGACTTGAGGAGTTGTTTAGTTCCAATTTCCTATCCTGGGCTTCAATGTACTTTGCAACATCAGCAGTGAGTGGGTAAATACTGCATATGCTCATACATACAAGCATACAGGGATGGGAGTTCACTTCCTCATGGGACAGTACCTTCCCTTGCACGTAAGCATACCGCAAACAGAAGTCTCCTTCTCTGTAGTTCCTTCCCTTCAGGGCAACAAAAATCAGGCCATCTATTGCATAAGGGAATATAGGCTTAGTACATAGAGTCTCTGAATTTTTGAAGGATGTggttaagaaaatatttaaataagtaatgattcaaaaatagaaagataaaaaccggaaatgaatgaatatttaatgGCTTGTCTGTAACATGTAACATTACGTCAACCAGTCCCCAGCAAGTCAACTCTTAGgtagttaaatatatattttttttaaatgtgggatgtgggtgcatCTGATAGGTTTGGTATAAATGCAGTGGAATCTTTAGATTTCCAAGAGCTGTGAAATCTCCTAAACCCACCTTGAACACAGAACAAACACAGCCATTCTCTGTTTTGCCTGAAGAAGGCAGGACTGGGTCGCAGGTGTGTCTCCACCTCTGGGACAGAACTGTTCTGAACCCCAACTTTCCAATGAATAGCTGTATGATCTGGGGCAAAGAAGCTCTTGGAGagtcagtttcttcatctgagaaATGTGTGAAATAGTAGTAGGTCCTTATTGTGGTGAGTGTAAAATTACATTGTGCTTTTATATTGCTAAGCAAAGTGTCTATCATGTAATTAGTTTTGAATGGGTGGCAACTACTAAGTTTATGCAGTAATTTTGCATCCCACCGCCACTGCCTTACCCTAGCCAAGTCTTGCATTCTCTAAGAAAGATGTTGCTCTTCCTCTCACTGCCCCACTCAGCGTGGTTGATGGCCAAATCTGTATGAAAGTAATTGTAACACAACAGCACTATGTATTACTGATCAGTTTCATAACAaagttaagtaaaaaaaaaaaaaaaaagctttgccaTTTAAACTAAGAGAAATCATTATTGGGAAGTAGGAACTGAAATTCCCTTTGAAATTCTTACTTGTGGTTAAGATTCATGTTTACTTAGAAGTTCTATCTACATGGTTCCTATGCTTTAAATTTCTTCTGGGTAATAAGAGAAAAGGTAACTGAATCAttacctctgtttttttttttttttttttcttgaatagtTTTAAGTTTGAGACTGTGCcttttatatgtaaattatagTCTGTTAACTGAGCATTTGGTTGAACACTTTAcacacattaaaataatttagattTTAAAGCTTTCAAAAGATGATCCTTACATTTAAGGAGTTACAAATTCTCTGACTTAGCCAGAAAATGTGTAACCATGTTTAGTTTTCCCAAAGATGACAGTCTATTTATTTTTAGAACGCAGTATCCACAAGGTCGGGGCCTGTGTCCATCCAGTTTGCTTTTCTGTTCCCTGTGCCTGGCATAGAGTAGAGAGGTATTGCATAGCCTTTGAATGGCTAAGcagatgaagaaataaatgaatccaAAGGAAAGATGAGCAGGCACCTGAGCACGGCGAACCTCTGCATAGTGTGGCAATGCAAGGGGAACGTTGTTGAAGGCAGTTTAGTTTAGAGTGCATGTTTAAAGGCACATGTGCTCAATTGGAAGGCTATTTCTGTCACTCAcgaagctgtgtgaccttgggtaagtcacTTTCCAGTTCATCTATATAAGCAGAGTAAGGATACTGCAGGGTAGTTGTTTTGAATGCTAAATGAGATACTTCATTAAAATGTTTAGCatgatgcctggctcctggtaaATTACAGCTATAGTTTTTAGTTACTATTTCCATTTGTAGGCAACCGAATACTTTCTTCTGATAAGCAACGGgtaaaaattttcaagaaaatatttttttgttgtcTTTCAAAATCTAATTTGAATACAATACCTGAGTATTATCTACGTCATTGGATTTTTGTAGAACTCATGATGGTCCTGTGGGCAAAGCAGATTACATCTTCAACATAGGACTTCCTGGCAGAAGTCTCCATTTCATCAAACATGGAACAGGGGTCATTAACTAAGCAAAAAAATGTGATCAGACTAAAGTCAAGTCAATTTTGTTGGTCTCCCATGTATTACAAACAGTATGGAGTAAAATGAGTTTTAAATGAGTTATagacatctttaaaatttttcagatataagaaaatattcttaactattatttacttctctctctctcttgttgcagagacacagacactgtTGACTTTCCATGATAGAAATCAAATAGTAAGTAACTCTTTTGCCTGTGAGCCAATATAAtgctcaacttaaaaaaaaaatctggttttaGACTATCTTCATGCCTGCCATTTGCTAGGGGCAGAGTCTGAACCTCCCTTAGCCTCAGGTCGCTGGGCTGTACCAGGTGGATGTTGACAGTCCTAACTGCATAGGCCCATCGCAAGGATGGAGCAAGGTTATGTGTGGGAAGTTCTTGTCCCACAGTGAGTGCTGGAAAGCCAGAAAGAGGAAGCAGTAGAACTTTGTCCCTGTTCTCCACTTTCACAAAACTGTGTGCCATTGTGGAGGATTCAAAGACTGCTTCTCTGTAAAATATACTTCTTTTTGCTTCCATTGCAATCCAGTAAGAAAGACTGTTTAAAGTTGTTTACTTACATATGCTCAACACCAATCAGGAATATTAAAAGCCAAGAATTTATGTCTTTAACGTAAAGAAAACAGTACTTCAGTTAATCATGATTTTAGTGACCCCTACCCTCTCAGAATAAGAGGAAAATCACTAGACAGCAAGCTTGTATCAgtgacttaaaaattttttgcagatTTATCCAGGAAGCTGTATTCACTTGATTCTCTCACCTACTTGGGTATTCACAACCCATGATCTGAATCTTTTGCTTGTCCCTCCTCTCTTTGTGATCAAAGACTGCTTTTTAAGTACCTCTGAGTGCCCCCAGTGCTTAATGCACAATGTCTTGCGTACAGGACTTCTGCTACTGCAGGGCTAGTGTATATGGAATAAATGTACAAATGTGTTTTGAATAAATGGAAGATTAAATTACCTTGACttctttgctttaaaattttttgaaaatagtatttgagagatagagcagCAGAGAAAGACAACTGAGAGAGGATACTCCCATCCAgcagttcattcccccaaatgccctcagtggccagagctgtgttgggtaaaagctgggggctgggaacctCACCCAGATCTCCCGCGTGGGCGGCAGAGACGtcagtacttgagccttcaccactgctttccagggtctacGTTCAAAGCAGCTGGAGTGAGAAGCTGTAGCCGGGAATTGAGTCCAACTATTCCAGTGTAGGAcatagacatcttaactgctaagctaaatgcctacgTCCTACAGATGTTTGCTATTACTGTtttcaaagagagaaaatgaactaaaattttagatatagaattttttttaaaggtttatttatttatttgaaaggcagagttacagagaggcagaaagaagagagagagagagaggaagtcctccatctgttgattcattccccagaatgcgccgatctaaagctaggagccaggagcttcctctgggtctctcatgtgggtgtaggggcccaaggacgtgggccatcttccactgctttcccaggccatagcagagagccggattgaaagtggagcagctgggactcgaaccagcgcccatatgggatgccagtactgcaggtggagctttacccactatgccacagcacccaccccagaaataaaattttgtgtttGACTTTGAATTATCAGAATATCAAActgaggggccagtactgtggcacagcaggttaaagcccaggcctgcagtgctggcattccatatgggcactgattggagttttagctgctccacttccaatccagatccctgctgacgcacctggaaaagcagtagaagatggcccaagtgctttggcccctgcacccatgtgggagacctagatgaagctccttgctcctggcttcagaatggctcagcttcggctactgcagccatttggggagtgaaccagaggatggaaggcctctctgtctcgacctctttCTGtgaatctgtctttcaaataaataaactaaatcttttttttaagaaaagaaatcaaactgaataGTAGCCACAGTAACTATCATTTACTTCATCATGTACTATGCCCTGTGATAAGCATGTTGTACTTTTTGTCACTTAATCCTATCAGTAATTCTACAAGGTCCTTGGGCTCATGGTGATAGAACAGGAAGTTCAGCCAAGGACTTTCTGGCTTCAGAGTCTTACGTCTTAAGTCACTGCTTTTCTGTGAAAATGGAGATTTCGATGTTTAGAGAATAGGCCACTCCAAAACTCTGTGGAGCTCCAGGACCTCCTGAAAGAACAAGACTGTGCTCCAGCGCCCACCTGTGCTCGGGAAGGAGCAGTCTATTTACTAAATGCTCCATGTCTGGCTGGTGCACAGAAGGGCATGTATTTTTCCCTGCTGACTCCAAATATTAGAGTAGCCCTTTTCTTAGGGTGATACTTTGAGGCCTGTCTACAAGAGAAGAGATCAAGGATGGTTTTAAGGTCCCTGCAATCATGTAATACTGTGGTGATGGTGGCTTAATTCCTAAATCATGAGATTGACTGAGTGTACAACCAATTCCTGGCTGTTTGCTACTTAAGTTCTGTTTATGTCTTAACAGCAAGGATTCACACTGGCTAGTGAATTCCAAGGTTCCACAGCAACCACCAGGATCCATGTCTACGTTGGAGTAGGAGTCTCTGCTGGGGTGGCTGTCATTCTTGTTTTTGGTGCTTGCATTCTTAAATGTAAGTCATTTGATGTTGCTTCTCTCTCCCTTGATTGGAAACCAATACGAACTTAGATAGAAATACAAGTTTATAGGGATATGGGAGGATGATCAGGCTGAACACCTGTTCATCCTCTAAACCCTAGCAGCAATACTAGCCAGTTTTTATTCCGTTCTTACCATGTGCCAGTCAGGCCTTGTGTGAGAATGTTTTGCATACATTTTATTCTCATCACCGTATTGTGAGACAGTATTGTTATGCCTGTTTTACAGCAGAGGAAAATAAGGCTTTGAGGTAGTAAGCCACTTCGCTAAGGTTCCGGAATCAGTAGGTGCAAAAGCTGGAGCTCACATTCAGGGTGTGCTTCCAGACCCCACTTTCTTTTATTTGGCTAAGAAAACTAATGTTTTCCACTCATGACCATGTCTAGGTGTGTTTGGAAATGATAACAGTAATAGCACCCATTCAGTTCTGGGCATGTGTCTATGATTGTTTCTTAGGCAGAGTTCTTTATGGAGGGGTACCAAGCTCCTTTAACACTGGGTTATGACCAGGGTTacagaatttgtttttctccatcaTGGCACTCATCACAGACAGCTCATTCCAAGCCTCGTATTTACATTGAAAAGACCTTTTAAAAGTGTAATTTACAGATGATAAACCGTACTTTTAAAGTATGTTTAATGTATGAATTTTGATGGGTGATTACACTGAGAACACCACAACCATGATCAAAATATTCCCACTATCCCAAAAGCCTCACATCCATTGACAATCATGACATATGCTCTTTTCCATCAGGGCAGAGGCTGAGGTCTTATACCAGCTTTTCTAGCTAATAAAAAGCAGAAAGCAAAGCAAGGACTGTGAATGTAGATGTACCCATCATCCCCAATTTGCCCAGGACTGCAATGGGTTCCTAATATATGAGACTCCCAGTGCTAAAAGTGGTACATTCCAGGGAAAAGTGGGATGAGTTAGGTTGCTTGATTGATCTTGGCTTGAACCTGCCAAATTCTATATATGCATTGAGCCTTGCATTCACCACATGAGATAGGTACAAAAATTATTCCCATGGAGAACCAACATGTGAAAAGTGAAGTGGCTTGCCCAACTTTACACAGTTGATTGATTGGGTATAGGATTTGAAACAAGGGCTGTGCTGTTTCTCACCACTATGTTTT contains:
- the HAVCR2 gene encoding hepatitis A virus cellular receptor 2 isoform X1, giving the protein MALEGSFNSRAVLWRKCLCQDLRKYKEKNNKANDTTRKQTNPGCRTFHRTTEPMFSHLCFDCVLLLLLLLHTRSLESTNIFKVGQNALLPCRYTPASSGNLVPVCWGRGVCPVFQCHDTVLSTGERSVIYRKSSRYHLKGDFHKGDVSLLIENVTPADSGTYCCRIQYPGPMNDGKLTLELVIIPAKVIPAPTAQTDRTTAFPRTLTTKEQGSETQTLLTFHDRNQIQGFTLASEFQGSTATTRIHVYVGVGVSAGVAVILVFGACILKWHSHSKKKLQNSSPITLDNVPPSGLANAVAEGMRAEDNIYTIEENVYEVEDSDEYYCYVNSGVQR
- the HAVCR2 gene encoding hepatitis A virus cellular receptor 2 isoform X2 translates to MALEGSFNSRAVLWRKCLCQDLRKYKEKNNKANDTTRKQTNPGCRTFHRTTEPMFSHLCFDCVLLLLLLLHTRSLESTNIFKVGQNALLPCRYTPASSGNLVPVCWGRGVCPVFQCHDTVLSTGERSVIYRKSSRYHLKGDFHKGDVSLLIENVTPADSGTYCCRIQYPGPMNDGKLTLELVIIPAKVIPAPTAQTDRTTAFPRTLTTKEQGSETQTLLTFHDRNQIQGFTLASEFQGSTATTRIHVYVGVGVSAGVAVILVFGACILKSPSPWTMCPHQG